The following are from one region of the Thiocapsa rosea genome:
- the mtnA gene encoding S-methyl-5-thioribose-1-phosphate isomerase: MKTTTPTVPTPDDAALWHEGALYLADQRLLPDRAEFLRLTDAGAVADAIRAMVVRGAPAIGVAAAYGVALAGRDAYAAAGAGWKAAIESDLDRLAASRPTAVNLFWAIDRMRRLIARLDERDPFPALVDEALAIHAEDRAANHVIGDLGAALIEGPTDIITHCNAGAIATGGYGTALGVIRSAYAAGKVGRVFADETRPWMQGARLTAWELMHDGIPVTLQADGAAASLMAGRSVGWVIVGSDRIAANGDVANKIGTYGLAILARYHGIKFMVAAPTSTIDLEIARGEDIPIEERDPEELLSCGDRRLAPAGCVARNPVFDVTPADLVDAIVTERGVVLHPTKEKVRALMGGWGL; the protein is encoded by the coding sequence ATGAAAACAACGACCCCGACCGTGCCGACCCCGGACGACGCGGCACTCTGGCACGAGGGTGCCCTCTATCTCGCGGATCAGCGTCTGCTGCCCGACCGCGCGGAGTTTTTGCGACTGACCGATGCGGGCGCGGTGGCCGATGCGATTCGTGCGATGGTGGTGCGCGGCGCGCCGGCCATCGGTGTCGCCGCGGCCTACGGGGTTGCACTGGCGGGGCGGGACGCCTACGCGGCCGCCGGTGCCGGCTGGAAGGCCGCGATCGAATCCGACCTCGATCGCCTGGCCGCCTCCCGGCCGACCGCGGTCAATCTCTTCTGGGCGATCGATCGGATGCGCCGCCTGATCGCGCGTCTGGATGAACGCGATCCCTTCCCGGCCTTGGTGGACGAGGCGCTGGCCATCCATGCCGAGGACCGTGCGGCCAATCACGTGATCGGCGACCTTGGCGCGGCGCTGATCGAGGGTCCGACCGACATCATCACCCATTGCAATGCCGGGGCGATCGCCACCGGCGGCTATGGCACCGCGCTCGGTGTGATCCGCAGCGCCTACGCGGCCGGTAAGGTCGGGCGCGTCTTCGCCGACGAAACGCGGCCTTGGATGCAAGGGGCGAGGCTGACCGCCTGGGAGCTGATGCACGACGGCATCCCGGTGACCCTGCAGGCGGACGGCGCGGCGGCAAGCCTAATGGCCGGGCGCTCGGTCGGCTGGGTGATCGTCGGTTCGGATCGCATCGCGGCCAACGGCGATGTCGCCAACAAGATCGGCACCTACGGCCTTGCGATCCTCGCGAGATACCACGGCATCAAATTCATGGTCGCGGCACCCACATCCACCATCGATTTGGAGATCGCCCGCGGCGAGGACATCCCGATCGAGGAGCGTGATCCGGAAGAGCTGCTGAGCTGCGGGGATCGTCGTCTCGCGCCCGCCGGGTGCGTTGCCCGCAATCCGGTGTTCGACGTCACACCTGCGGACCTGGTCGACGCCATCGTGACCGAGCGCGGCGTGGTGCTTCACCCGACCAAAGAGAAGGTCCGGGCCTTGATGGGCGGCTGGGGGCTCTAA
- a CDS encoding ArsC family reductase, producing the protein MVALYGIPNCDTMKKARAWLDAHGVDYRFHDYKRDGVDETRLRAWVDELGWETLVNRRGTTWRKLPEEVREGMDAEAAIRVMLETPSIIRRPLLDTGEVRHAGFSETDYERLLG; encoded by the coding sequence GTGGTCGCGCTCTACGGCATTCCCAACTGCGACACCATGAAGAAGGCCCGCGCCTGGCTGGACGCGCATGGTGTCGACTATCGGTTCCATGACTACAAACGCGACGGGGTCGACGAGACCCGCTTGCGCGCCTGGGTGGATGAGCTGGGCTGGGAGACGCTCGTGAATCGTCGGGGCACCACGTGGCGAAAGCTGCCCGAGGAGGTGCGCGAGGGCATGGACGCGGAGGCCGCGATCCGGGTCATGCTGGAGACCCCGTCGATCATTCGTCGGCCGCTGCTCGACACGGGCGAGGTCCGGCACGCGGGCTTTTCGGAAACCGATTACGAGAGGCTGCTCGGCTGA
- a CDS encoding septal ring lytic transglycosylase RlpA family protein, which yields MIRRYIWLTPALAMLAFLPTATLQANVTDGVASYYGDRFDGRRTASGVRFDKNALTAAHRTLEFGTRVTVTNKANGRSVDVVINDRGPFSRGRTIDLSKAAAKEIGMLARGVAPVSLEVVDSGSPSRLTGKTIALADAERVLMDLF from the coding sequence TTGATTCGACGGTACATCTGGTTGACCCCAGCGCTCGCAATGTTGGCGTTTCTTCCCACGGCAACCCTTCAGGCCAATGTCACGGATGGCGTGGCTTCTTACTACGGAGATCGTTTCGACGGGCGGCGCACCGCCAGCGGTGTCCGGTTCGACAAAAATGCCTTGACCGCGGCGCATCGGACCCTCGAGTTCGGTACCCGGGTGACGGTGACGAATAAGGCGAACGGACGTTCGGTCGACGTCGTCATCAACGATCGAGGCCCCTTCTCACGTGGCCGTACGATCGACCTCTCGAAGGCGGCCGCCAAGGAGATCGGGATGTTGGCCAGAGGCGTTGCCCCGGTGAGTCTGGAGGTCGTCGACTCGGGCAGTCCCTCCCGGCTTACCGGGAAGACCATCGCCCTCGCCGATGCCGAACGCGTTCTCATGGATCTCTTCTAA
- a CDS encoding L,D-transpeptidase family protein has product MRFRLVGLMWFSVVVSGPAFADGLLRPTLDSIRDARTVAVEGVPLLSGRLLAEFYAQRGDVLVWVEPAPVSDLLDLAQRSVSEGFRAEDFHVEYLRRLAAPGALESLTGNARLAADLVLSDALARYVHHHRYGKLDPVAVDSKWHDRSPASSEVILADMTRALDGNDLAGSLSEHFSRPFWYEDLKKALQRYTAQTSLVGLAPLPAGSNLARGSRHARVAMLRERLARIEGAAVSEASDIDLFDTALHEAVVSFQRRSGLAADGVVGPATLAALNGHGDETKAEQIRINLERMRWLYHDLPEDYVFVDVAAFKAHLARGGSFVWSTRVIVGTPETQTLMFRDTMDHLVFNPTWTVPVSIQKKMGRVSSDYRLVDRRTGRQVGSGNAGDYARYRLVQAPGPKNALGRVKFMFPNRHAIYLHDTPGKAAFARQARALSNGCVRVQDPLDLAEALLDQPNWDRSGIERVVERGRTRYVDLADTLPVLLYYLTAFADGQGQVGFRQDIYGRDEALRTAFSNPVLRTRISFPEPADESPNPSPNPNLSPTMSPETPERAPDSDPPDPSDNDKDTSVRLTGRGSTEGHGDEPGSGTDGSEPAVSTLDRPDARPTGRL; this is encoded by the coding sequence ATGCGTTTTCGTTTGGTTGGTCTAATGTGGTTCTCGGTGGTCGTCTCTGGTCCGGCGTTCGCGGATGGGTTGCTGCGCCCGACGCTCGATTCGATCCGGGACGCGAGAACCGTCGCCGTCGAGGGCGTGCCGCTCCTGTCCGGTCGGCTGCTGGCGGAGTTCTACGCGCAGCGCGGCGATGTCTTGGTTTGGGTTGAACCGGCACCGGTTTCGGATCTCTTGGACCTCGCGCAGCGCAGCGTGTCCGAGGGCTTCCGGGCGGAGGATTTCCATGTCGAGTATCTGCGTCGACTCGCGGCGCCGGGTGCGCTCGAATCCCTGACCGGCAACGCACGTCTCGCAGCCGATCTCGTCCTCAGCGATGCCTTGGCGCGCTACGTTCACCACCATCGCTACGGCAAGCTCGATCCGGTCGCGGTCGATTCGAAATGGCACGACCGATCTCCGGCGTCCAGCGAGGTCATCCTGGCCGACATGACTCGGGCGCTCGACGGCAATGATCTCGCAGGCAGCCTGAGCGAGCATTTCTCGCGACCCTTCTGGTATGAGGACCTGAAGAAGGCGCTGCAGCGCTATACCGCTCAGACCTCCCTCGTGGGACTGGCGCCCCTTCCGGCCGGGTCGAACCTGGCCCGAGGAAGCCGGCACGCGCGCGTCGCGATGCTGCGTGAGCGTCTCGCGCGGATCGAAGGCGCGGCGGTCTCGGAGGCATCCGATATCGATCTCTTCGATACGGCACTTCACGAGGCGGTGGTGTCTTTCCAGCGGCGATCGGGTTTGGCCGCCGATGGCGTCGTGGGGCCCGCGACCCTCGCGGCGCTCAACGGGCATGGCGACGAGACGAAGGCCGAGCAGATCCGGATCAATCTAGAGCGGATGCGCTGGCTCTATCATGACCTGCCGGAGGACTACGTTTTCGTCGATGTGGCTGCGTTCAAGGCTCACCTGGCACGCGGCGGGAGCTTCGTGTGGTCGACGCGCGTCATCGTCGGGACGCCCGAGACCCAAACCCTGATGTTTCGCGACACCATGGACCACTTGGTCTTCAATCCGACCTGGACGGTGCCTGTGTCCATCCAGAAGAAGATGGGGCGTGTCTCCAGCGACTATCGGTTGGTCGATCGACGAACCGGGAGGCAGGTCGGCAGCGGGAATGCCGGTGATTACGCGCGTTATCGGCTTGTCCAGGCGCCGGGTCCGAAAAACGCCCTCGGCCGCGTCAAGTTTATGTTTCCGAACCGTCATGCGATCTATCTCCACGACACGCCCGGAAAGGCAGCGTTCGCGCGCCAAGCACGGGCCTTGAGCAACGGCTGCGTCCGGGTGCAAGACCCGCTGGACCTCGCCGAGGCGCTCCTCGACCAACCCAACTGGGATCGGTCCGGGATCGAGCGGGTGGTCGAGCGTGGGCGGACGCGCTACGTCGATCTCGCGGACACCCTGCCGGTGCTGCTCTACTATTTGACGGCCTTCGCCGACGGGCAAGGCCAGGTGGGCTTTCGCCAGGATATCTACGGACGCGACGAGGCGTTGCGCACCGCCTTCTCCAATCCGGTCCTGCGCACGCGCATCAGCTTCCCCGAGCCTGCGGATGAAAGCCCGAACCCGAGCCCAAACCCGAACCTGAGTCCGACGATGAGCCCGGAGACACCCGAGCGGGCGCCGGACAGCGATCCTCCGGATCCCTCCGACAACGACAAAGACACATCGGTTCGCCTCACCGGCCGGGGTTCCACCGAAGGCCACGGCGACGAGCCCGGATCCGGCACCGATGGTTCCGAGCCTGCCGTCTCGACCCTCGATCGTCCCGATGCGCGCCCCACAGGTCGGCTCTGA
- a CDS encoding TRZ/ATZ family hydrolase, producing MQAELLIHAQWVLPVDPRDRQLTDHAVAIADGRILAVLPSEEARSSIDAQRVIDLPGHLLIPGLINAHTHAAMVLMRGLADDLPLMTWLHEHIWPAEQRWVDPAFVADGTRLAVLEMLRGGITCYNDMYFYPEVTAQVSAEAGMRAVIGMIVVDFPTGYAASADEYIAKGLALHEHYRDHPLIRVAFAPHSPYAVSDAPLQRVRALADELEVPIHIHLHETRDEILQSLRDHGERPISRLNRLGLLGPGLVCVHMTQLEEDEIALLADTGAHVVHCPESNLKLASGFCPVAKLLEAGVNVAIGTDGAASNNDLNMLGEMRTTALLGKGVAGSASALPAATALRMATINGARALGLEDEIGSLEPGKSADLVALDLRDSHTQPLYHPVSQLVYAASQQQVRQVWVRGRHLIRDALPTGLDNARIIAAAQTWGERLGR from the coding sequence ATGCAAGCCGAGCTTCTGATCCATGCCCAGTGGGTATTACCCGTCGATCCCCGGGATCGCCAGCTCACCGATCATGCGGTTGCGATCGCGGACGGGCGTATCCTCGCCGTGCTGCCGTCCGAGGAGGCGCGCAGCAGTATCGACGCCCAACGGGTGATCGATCTGCCGGGGCACCTGCTCATCCCGGGCCTGATCAATGCGCACACCCACGCGGCCATGGTGCTGATGCGGGGGCTGGCCGACGACCTGCCCCTCATGACCTGGCTGCATGAGCATATCTGGCCGGCCGAGCAGCGTTGGGTGGATCCCGCGTTCGTCGCCGACGGGACCCGGCTGGCCGTGCTCGAGATGCTGCGCGGCGGCATCACCTGCTACAACGACATGTATTTCTATCCGGAGGTCACCGCACAGGTGAGCGCCGAGGCCGGGATGCGGGCCGTGATCGGCATGATCGTCGTGGATTTCCCCACCGGCTATGCCGCGAGTGCCGACGAATACATCGCCAAGGGGCTCGCCCTGCACGAGCACTATCGGGACCATCCGTTGATCCGAGTGGCCTTTGCGCCGCACTCACCCTACGCGGTATCGGATGCACCGTTGCAACGCGTGCGCGCGCTTGCCGACGAGCTGGAGGTTCCGATCCATATCCATCTCCACGAGACACGCGACGAGATCCTCCAGTCGCTGCGCGACCACGGCGAGCGGCCTATCTCGCGACTGAATCGCCTCGGATTGCTCGGCCCCGGACTGGTGTGTGTCCACATGACCCAGCTCGAGGAGGACGAGATCGCCCTCTTGGCCGACACCGGTGCCCATGTGGTGCATTGTCCGGAATCGAATCTGAAGCTCGCGAGCGGGTTTTGCCCGGTCGCAAAACTCTTGGAGGCAGGGGTCAATGTCGCGATCGGCACCGACGGTGCAGCAAGCAACAATGATCTGAACATGCTTGGAGAGATGCGCACGACCGCCCTGCTCGGCAAGGGGGTGGCAGGCTCGGCCTCCGCGCTGCCGGCCGCGACCGCACTGCGGATGGCGACGATCAACGGCGCCAGAGCGCTGGGATTGGAGGATGAGATCGGCTCGCTGGAGCCTGGGAAATCAGCAGACTTGGTCGCGCTCGATCTGCGCGACTCCCACACCCAGCCCCTTTATCACCCCGTCTCGCAACTGGTCTACGCGGCCAGTCAGCAACAGGTGCGTCAGGTTTGGGTGCGGGGTCGCCACTTGATCCGCGACGCTCTACCGACCGGGCTGGACAACGCTCGGATCATCGCTGCGGCACAGACCTGGGGCGAGCGTCTCGGTCGCTAA
- a CDS encoding Uma2 family endonuclease — protein MEAFKLKTLADLFDAADERVELIDGEIVQRPMARMEHGLAQHRASVELGPFDHPSGPGGWWIASEVSVHYSDHQCPTHDLAGWRKERLPERPSGVVEIVPDWVCEIVSPGHERKDTLTLFLLLQRQQVPYYWLIWPEERSLVAWQLDGGSYRVIASVAAPGVDERKMRIPPFDAVEIDLGYILGDET, from the coding sequence ATGGAAGCATTCAAACTCAAGACCCTGGCCGATCTGTTCGATGCCGCCGATGAGCGCGTCGAGCTGATCGATGGCGAGATCGTCCAGCGCCCGATGGCGCGCATGGAGCACGGTTTGGCACAGCATCGTGCCTCTGTTGAACTTGGCCCGTTCGATCATCCTTCCGGCCCTGGCGGTTGGTGGATCGCCAGCGAGGTCAGCGTCCACTATTCCGACCACCAGTGCCCGACCCACGATCTCGCGGGCTGGCGCAAGGAACGGCTGCCAGAGCGCCCGAGCGGGGTGGTCGAGATCGTCCCGGACTGGGTGTGCGAGATCGTTTCGCCTGGACATGAGCGTAAGGACACGCTGACCCTGTTTCTGCTGCTGCAGCGCCAACAGGTGCCCTACTACTGGCTGATCTGGCCCGAGGAACGCTCACTGGTCGCCTGGCAACTCGACGGGGGCAGCTACCGGGTCATCGCCAGCGTTGCAGCGCCCGGCGTCGATGAGCGGAAGATGCGCATCCCGCCGTTCGACGCCGTCGAGATCGACTTGGGTTACATTCTGGGCGATGAAACCTAA
- the dapE gene encoding succinyl-diaminopimelate desuccinylase, with protein sequence MSPTLELACELIRRPSVTPDDAGCQALMSERLAAIGFRIEDMPFGEVANLWARRGDDGPLFCFAGHTDVVPTGPIEQWDSAPFEPTIRDGRLFGRGACDMKGSLAAMITAVEAFVGDHPDHRGSIAFLITSDEEGPSVDGTRRVVERLEQRGEKIDYALVGEPSARERLGDTIKNGRRGSLNGVLRVQGKQGHVAYPHLAKNPFHASVGALAALCAEVWDQGNDHFPPTSFQIANLNMGTGAENVIPGRLEAQFNLRFSTELDPEAIQARVRAILDAGDFDYALDWRLSGNPFLTPAGALVAASRESIAAVTGVQTQLSTSGGTSDGRFIGPTGAQVVELGPVNATIHQVNECVGVAELDDLSRIYHGILERLLAPE encoded by the coding sequence ATGTCCCCGACCCTGGAGCTGGCGTGCGAGCTGATCCGCCGCCCTTCCGTCACACCCGACGACGCGGGCTGCCAGGCCCTCATGTCCGAGCGACTGGCCGCGATCGGTTTTCGGATCGAGGACATGCCCTTCGGGGAGGTCGCGAACCTCTGGGCCAGACGAGGCGATGACGGCCCGCTCTTCTGCTTCGCCGGTCACACCGACGTGGTCCCGACCGGCCCGATCGAGCAGTGGGACTCGGCCCCCTTCGAGCCGACCATCCGCGACGGCCGTCTCTTCGGGCGCGGCGCCTGCGACATGAAGGGCTCGCTCGCGGCCATGATCACCGCGGTGGAGGCGTTCGTCGGCGATCATCCCGACCATCGCGGATCCATCGCCTTCCTGATCACGAGCGACGAGGAAGGCCCATCGGTCGACGGGACCCGCCGTGTGGTGGAGCGATTGGAGCAACGTGGCGAAAAGATCGACTATGCCTTGGTGGGCGAGCCCTCGGCGCGCGAGCGCCTCGGCGACACCATCAAGAACGGTCGGCGCGGGAGTCTGAACGGTGTCTTGCGGGTACAGGGCAAACAGGGACACGTCGCCTATCCACATCTGGCGAAGAACCCCTTCCATGCCAGCGTCGGCGCCTTGGCCGCACTCTGCGCCGAGGTCTGGGATCAGGGCAACGATCACTTCCCGCCCACCAGCTTTCAGATCGCCAATCTGAACATGGGCACAGGCGCCGAGAACGTGATCCCGGGCCGACTCGAGGCCCAGTTCAATCTGCGCTTCTCCACCGAGTTGGACCCGGAAGCCATCCAGGCACGCGTGCGGGCGATCCTGGACGCCGGTGACTTCGACTACGCGCTCGACTGGCGGCTCTCGGGAAACCCCTTCCTGACACCGGCAGGCGCGCTGGTTGCCGCCTCCCGCGAATCGATCGCAGCGGTCACCGGCGTCCAGACCCAGCTCTCCACGAGCGGCGGCACCTCCGACGGGCGCTTCATCGGACCCACCGGCGCTCAGGTGGTCGAGCTGGGTCCGGTCAACGCCACCATCCATCAGGTCAACGAGTGCGTCGGGGTCGCGGAGCTCGACGACCTCTCCCGGATCTACCACGGCATCCTCGAACGTCTCTTGGCTCCGGAGTGA
- a CDS encoding tautomerase family protein has protein sequence MPYVNIKITREGATAEQKAALIQGVTQLLVDVLGKNPQTTMVVIDEVETDNWGIGGESVTLRRRRE, from the coding sequence ATGCCCTACGTCAACATCAAGATCACCCGCGAGGGTGCGACCGCGGAGCAGAAGGCGGCACTCATCCAGGGCGTCACACAGCTGCTGGTCGACGTGCTCGGGAAGAATCCGCAGACGACGATGGTCGTCATCGACGAGGTGGAGACCGACAACTGGGGCATCGGCGGGGAGAGCGTGACGCTGCGGCGCCGCCGAGAGTAA
- a CDS encoding SpoVR family protein, translating to MTKNLISDSSEWSFPLLERFDREIGRLARDVYGLDTYANQIEVISSEQMIDAYSSVGLPINYPHWSFGKQFVATEQTYRRGQMGLAYEIVINSDPCIAYLMEENTLPMQALVIAHACYGHNSFFKGNYLFRTWTSADAIIDYLVFARRFIAECEERYGEAEVEILLDSCHALMNHGVDRYKRPTPLTLAEEQRRQKERAAYLQSMVNDLWRTLPTFDAEDGAEQDVRWPDEPQENLLYFIEKNAPLLEPWQREIVRIVRKLGQYFYPQRQTQVMNEGWATFWHYTLMNHLYDEGFVNDGFMMEFLQSHTGVVFQPTFDVPYYNGINPYALGFAMMRDIRRICEQPTDEDRHWFPDIAGGDWLKVLDFAMRNFKDESFVAQYLSPTVMRDLRLFAISDDDREEHLEVTAIHEELGYRALRQSLAEQYNLGSREPNIQVFNVDRRGDRSMTLRHYRHNRRPLGDSVEEMLRHIRRLWGFTVRLETLDENGRTQLIGEC from the coding sequence ATGACCAAGAACCTCATCTCGGACTCCTCCGAGTGGTCGTTTCCATTGCTCGAGAGGTTCGATCGTGAGATCGGCCGCCTGGCCCGCGATGTCTATGGCTTGGATACCTATGCCAATCAGATCGAGGTCATCAGCTCCGAGCAGATGATCGACGCCTACTCATCGGTCGGTCTGCCCATCAATTATCCGCATTGGTCGTTCGGCAAGCAGTTCGTTGCGACCGAACAGACGTATCGGCGCGGTCAAATGGGGTTGGCCTACGAGATCGTGATCAATTCCGATCCCTGTATCGCCTACCTCATGGAGGAGAACACGCTCCCGATGCAGGCGCTCGTCATCGCGCATGCCTGCTACGGCCACAACAGCTTCTTCAAGGGCAATTATCTCTTCCGCACCTGGACGAGCGCCGATGCGATCATCGACTACCTGGTTTTCGCCCGCCGATTCATCGCCGAGTGCGAGGAACGCTACGGCGAGGCCGAGGTCGAGATCTTGCTTGATTCCTGTCACGCACTGATGAATCACGGCGTGGATCGCTACAAGCGACCGACGCCCTTGACGCTCGCCGAGGAACAACGCCGCCAAAAAGAGCGCGCCGCATATCTGCAATCGATGGTCAATGATTTGTGGCGAACCTTGCCGACCTTCGATGCCGAGGACGGCGCAGAGCAGGACGTGCGCTGGCCCGACGAGCCGCAGGAAAACCTGCTTTATTTCATCGAGAAGAATGCCCCGTTGCTTGAGCCGTGGCAGCGCGAGATCGTTCGAATCGTGCGCAAGCTGGGTCAATATTTTTACCCGCAGCGCCAGACGCAGGTCATGAACGAGGGCTGGGCGACATTCTGGCACTACACGCTCATGAATCATCTCTACGACGAAGGTTTCGTCAACGATGGCTTCATGATGGAGTTCCTGCAGTCGCATACCGGGGTGGTTTTCCAGCCCACGTTCGATGTGCCCTACTACAACGGGATCAATCCATACGCGCTCGGGTTTGCGATGATGCGCGACATCCGCAGGATCTGCGAGCAGCCGACCGACGAGGATCGTCACTGGTTCCCGGATATCGCGGGCGGTGACTGGCTGAAGGTCTTGGACTTCGCCATGCGCAACTTCAAGGACGAGAGTTTTGTTGCACAGTATCTTTCGCCGACGGTCATGCGCGATCTGCGATTGTTTGCAATCTCGGACGACGACCGCGAGGAGCACCTGGAGGTCACAGCGATTCACGAGGAGCTGGGCTACCGGGCGTTGCGACAGTCACTGGCCGAGCAGTACAACCTCGGCTCCCGCGAGCCGAATATTCAGGTCTTCAATGTCGATCGTCGCGGCGACCGCTCCATGACCTTGCGGCACTATCGACACAATCGCCGGCCTCTGGGTGATTCGGTCGAAGAGATGCTGCGACATATCAGGCGCCTGTGGGGATTTACCGTCCGGTTGGAGACCTTGGACGAGAACGGCAGAACACAGTTGATCGGCGAGTGTTGA